TACATCTGTATTTGTgatactgaacatttttaatagTTAACTTACAAAAGTCCTTCGGGTGTCACAAATGTCAACTTCTACTAGGCTAGGAAGCTCGTCTTGGCACAGTGGACAGCGCGCAGACTTTAATCACTTATGCTGGACGTATTTTTGCTTTAACGTCTTGTTTTTACTATTTTATAAACCTACTAGGTTGTCTAGTGTTGGTGTTTTAACCACTCGGGGGTGTCACGCCGATTGGCAGTTGTCGCGGCTAACGCTAACGAACAGCtagcaaaacatgtcaaagGGGGAAAGTATctaaatgtcaacaaaatggAGGGCGGCTCTGCTTTTACTTTCGCTCTAGTCGTCTTTGTTACTTACCAACTAATTCAGTCACAGCGGAGTTGCACCTTCTGTAAACGAGTGAGGAACGAGGTCGTGTTGTGGTGGGGACAGAACAGTTGTTGGATCCAAGGTAAAGCTGCCGTCCAGCCCGAAGGCAAGCTAACATATATGTAAGCGGATGCTGCCTTTGAGtgccttttcaaaataaaagtaatcgaccttcacatttattttgaaagggtATTGCCGGAAAATGCGTTACGATTCTCACCTCGTGCTAAAAAAAGATATGGcgtcaatttttttaaaagtattatttcagtactgtacatttgtttgtgtttatctaATTCTTATACATACagaaaaattgtaaatgtaatagaatttaaaaaagaacaattcTTTTGGTGAACAAATCAGCCCAGGACAAGTGAATCATTTGCTGCATAATGACCCATAGAAGAAATAatcaagtatttttatttatggaaAGGTTTTTAAATTTCTGCTATTTACAATCACcaacaaaccaaaacaaagacagtttTAACTACAAACATCATTTGTTAGGACTATACATAGGGTGTAATTCTCATTCAtgtaaatgtatgtatgtaaattGAGTTGAATGCCTCTTTGTCTAACTCTGAGgtgaatttttaaaatttagttgtgtttttgtagttttctTTTGTACCACAAGATGGTAGCAGAGTAAAACAATTCAGGTCAAAGACGTCAAAACGTCCTCAAAATGTCAGGTTATCATGCAAATCCATTttgcttgtaaaaaaaaaaaaaaaaaaatctatgcaAGTCCCACATTATAATTTCATTAGAGCATCATGGTTTTGTGGACTTGTATATCAAGTAGCTTTCTTAAAATATCACTAAACCCTAAGCCCCATAGTCTGTCAAAAATATcattatgtaaataaaacagtAACTATATTATTGTATTCAGTTTTAGAATAGCGACCTAGTGCATTGtattgaataaataactcGAAGTTAGGGGCTTAGAGAGAAGTTATAAACTATCCGTGTGTATTTATATGTaagaaatgaaaagtaaaCTAACCTTACAAGCtggggtgtaaaaaaaaaaaattggttttgATTGGACGACTAACCATTACAAAATCGTTACATCCTTGAATCGTATTATGTAATTTCTTTCTGCATGGAGACGCACACCCCCATTTACAAGTGTTTCGACAAGAGGAAGcgaaatacagtatatacgtGAAAGCATCCTACACATAAGCACGGTAATATCAGATATGCGTCACTTGACAGTAGATGTAAATAGACGGTCCACATACAGGCACTAACTGGGAATCGGGCATGGAGGTGCGTCGGCTGCCGCTCTACACCTCATTGTGCCGGCTCAGCTCCTCCGAGACGCTGTTGTACTCTGTACCCCGAGTGCTCATGCCCAGATACTGTTTGAGGAAGTCTCCGAAGCGTTTCTGGTTGTTCCACTTGCGCGCCGACTTGCGGATCCCGATGAAGCCGCCGTAACGCTTCTGGTAGGACCTGGCCGGCGCCATCAGCTTCCTGTAACCATGGCGACCCTTCACAAAGCCGCCGAATCTCTTGGAGGCGCTCAGACCAACGTCGCTGTCAGAGTCCTCGTACTCTTCGTCCAAGGACAGGGAACCCGCGTCCCTTTCAACCAGCCGGGTCATGTGATCGAACCTTTGTAAGGGTAGCTCTTCTTCATTCCTCTggttttcttcctcctcagctgGGAGGAAGGCATCCACTTCCTCCTGGGATCTTTTGGGCATAGACAACAACGACAAGGATCCACGGCAGGTGTCCCAGGAAGATGCTGGGGAAGCGGAGCCCTCACACTCAAACAGACAGTCCtgacagggaaaaaaagatgaaatgcttttacttgaatttattgatcatgaattattattattgcgtAAGTTGCGATGTCAAAAAAAGGTAATGTTCTTGTTTGAGTGATATGTGTcttatgacaaaaaaaggggTCCCACAAGGGTCTATCTTTGGCccatatttatttacttttttgtgtttgactgAGCTAAAAATGTAGAACTGTATCGCAATCATACCGAGCAATGTTAGGGTACATAACACGACTCAATAGAAATCATTATTACAAACACGTTGTTCCGTGAATATGTCCCTCGTAATTAAGTGTTAGCTGAGCTGAATGGTGCTGTCACAAGGCAATAAATCATCATTTGTGCCTTTTCTTCATGCCCTCAAATGTCTTGTCGAGAGAATGCGCACATTCATCCCCCGGAATCAATTAGCCACAACAAATTAGTAAAACTCAAATGCCAAAAGGCTAATTTGTTGAGTCACAGAGATGAAGAAGTGGAAGGTTTGCCTCTTATCAGTAAATGAAAATTGAGTCTGTCAGGAAAAGCTTAACCAAtagtgcgtgtctgtgtgtgtctgtgtgtaacGTGTGCTCACCATAGTGTTGAAGGTGAGTCGTTTGGGCAGGATGAGGCTGCAGGACAGGCAGTCATCCTGACAGTCGGCATGTACGCCatcacaacaaaacaacagcagcatcaGGAGCGCCACCAGCATCTTCATGATGGTCTGCAACACATATTTAGATGTGACCATTTTTAATC
The window above is part of the Syngnathus acus chromosome 3, fSynAcu1.2, whole genome shotgun sequence genome. Proteins encoded here:
- the LOC119120032 gene encoding prepronociceptin-like is translated as MKMLVALLMLLLFCCDGVHADCQDDCLSCSLILPKRLTFNTMDCLFECEGSASPASSWDTCRGSLSLLSMPKRSQEEVDAFLPAEEEENQRNEEELPLQRFDHMTRLVERDAGSLSLDEEYEDSDSDVGLSASKRFGGFVKGRHGYRKLMAPARSYQKRYGGFIGIRKSARKWNNQKRFGDFLKQYLGMSTRGTEYNSVSEELSRHNEV